tgatatgagagaagtatactCTGTTCCGTAATGGAAGATTCATGGGATACTTAGGATTTAGAAGTATGGTCCATTCAGCCAATTCAGTCCTTTACAGAACTCCAGACTGCTAATAGAATAGAAGCACGCACAGAGGTGTTTACCCATTACCCAATGTCATCTCCTTGCAATTTGGGGGGCGGTGACACAAAATGTAATCGAGTCTCCATCTTCTTCTTGTTATCACAAACCCTGCAGAAACATACCTCTCCTTGTGGGTGGCATGTTGGACTCCTATAAGCAATTCATAGTCATGCTTCTTCTGGTTCAGGTTAAGCGACGTGCAGTTCCCAAAGTATCAACTCACGCCCCATTCCCGCGGTCATTGTAGAAGGCGTCCACCCTACCAAGAAACTTGCAAAGAGAATGGCTCACTGATTCCGTAGCACAGTCTGCGTCAATCAGTAATCCATTTCTGGCCAGCTTGTCGGTCACTTCTTTCCCCGCTACCCTTTGATGGCCCGGGATACAGCAGAGCCTGTAAGCCTTTCCGatggttcgaagaagctctttgcatTTTCTAACAAGTCTCGTTCCATCCAGTTaacaaatcctggcgaggccgGGCTAACCCTAGCCTAGATACTTTTCTGAAAAACAACATGAACATGTCAACAGGTAAGGCGTCTTCTGGTATTTGAACAAGACGCACTGCATATAACATGATCCCACGCCGCATCTTCAACAGGGCTGCGCTGTCGAccggagtcgagtttttgaggcctGAGTCCACACCGATGTCGGACTTTGGCTCGGAGTTGAGCATGCTTGCCTCGACTTCGAACCGCTttccgactccggcttaatactccGACTACGACTTATACTCCGACCCGAGGAGTCGAGggctagactccgcagccctgatcTTCATCCACCAGCAGAACAGAAGCATGTTTTTAGGAAGATCTTTGTAGCCACAACACACTGGTGCAAAGTCCTCAGATGTAGTGACGTTAGAAACTTTCTCTGGGTAGTCCTCTTTGCTCCAGAGATCAGCCCGCCGCAGTACCCTGTTCCTTCTCAATCATCATGCAGAGGTTACAGTTGTCCAAGGCCCGATGCCACATCAGACATCAATAGGAGAGAATAGACCGAATAACAACCGTAAAAATCTAGCGTCCCAGCTCAGACCATTCTCTTTCTTAGCAAATTGCGACAAAAGTAGAGCGCATTCTCTCCTCTTTTGATTCTTTTCTCGACGTTCCTTCTCCGCTTAGTTTTTGGTAGAGAATAATCCCTTAAAGAATTGAAGAAAGCGCCAGCTGTAACCCCTCTAAGACAGGTTTCCTGGAAACACCCAGCATTCTATTTCTGTTAGAAAGTAGACAAAAAGGAAGACAAAACAGAGAGTACGAGACAATTGGCCCTTATCAGATAACTACTACCACATATCCTCTAAAAGAGATAAGAGAACCATCTTTTTGGTAAATCTAAAGCCCTAGATGTTGAAAGGTGTTTCAAGCCAATTccgcgtcgcacagtgggagtaTAGTAAAATATATGCCATTTGAAGTGGCggagaaattttaaatggtctgAGCTGAGGTGATATtaagatcatgtgcaaaataaaGGCCCTAGAcggtccgggcgcctcttggcagggaCCTTAAGTTGGTAACCTCGGTATTTAAACAGTTGTTCGGGCTGCTAAATCTGTATTTGTGGTCGGATTTCCAAAGTTCTTTTTTTGCTGGATGGTGCTCGCGTTCActaatccaaatcatgcatcgaAATCGATTCACAATTACCTTCGTAAATCGCAAAATTCGAAGCCAGTGTCGgccaaaacttcaaaaaatagaaattaaaagtcgaatattgaacccagtggagatattgtagacctcaagcgaaTATTTTTGTAGAGTATTTGTGCACTAACcagcaaaaaacaaattttgaaacttTAACAGTCCAAACAAGTTTTGGAAATACCGAGGTTACTCAAGCTCCCTGCCGGGGAAGCCGGGACTACTCAGGGCTAGGAAATTGTGTGAATTATCTcggtaacacctcagctctaagcatttcaaattttaaagagttatctctatatCTTTttaaatgacatattttttaatagtttttttttttcattctatcccactgtgcgtcgtatgaaccacaaaTTTATTAGCTGTATGATGATATGGACATCATTGTCAAAGAGTCATTTAAAAACGGTCACTTCAATCAAAAACTATGGGGAAAAAGAAATTTGGAGAAGGAGAGCTCCAACATTAAATATTGATGAAGGTGGGAGCGATATAATCATCAACTATGTCTGAGGAGGACATTCCGCCTATTCACAGCTTAAGTGAGGGAAAATATTAAGTCGTCCATACTCTGGTGACAAGAGCTATTAAATGAGAATTTGGAAACTCCTTAGCTGCTCGAATCTACTCATATCTTATTGGGAGATACTAAGCGTTTAATGCCGGATGGGGTGGCCTGCGGATGCAAAAATCATTTTAGAGAATACCTggtgaaaaaatattaaaggaGCTACTACAAATGGGCAAAATGAGTAGGCGTTGTTAACTGGAGGCTTTTAAGTCTCAAGGGCATAGGTTTTTTTGACAATTCTTGTTTGCCTAATGAAGACCAAGGACATCTCTGACGGCTTTAGAATCAAACCATTTCAAAACTCACCTTTTCAAGAAGTCCGTGTATTCAGCTTGACGTATAAGGCCAGTACGCATCATAATGGTCTGGAAACATTGTCGCTCAATGGCCCATAGTTTGCACTCGGTAATGGCGGTGATGGTGGCTGTGCGTTGGCAATTGTATAAAATGGCCAATTCACCCAAGACCTTGGCGCCCGACAATGTCGATAAGTATTTGCCTTCGCGAGAGACTTCCACGCGTCCATCTAAAGATAggcaagaaaaacatttttaccaaattgtctagaaattttcaaacttctaaaggaaaaagagaaaagaaaatcatatgcaaaaaaattttaaattttgtaaactcTCAAAATCTTACCATCATCATTTCCATCATTGTCTTTGGCAGTATTTATGGTCTCTATGTCCTGATCTTTGAGATTACCGGTACGCCGTTTGCGAGCATAGGTGTGTATGCGCACTATAAGACGTGGCCTAGGTATGGCAAATTGATCGTGGACCTTTTGAGAATTACGACTACTATTGGAATTGCTGGTGTTGGACGAATGCCCCGATGAGGTCGACGAGTCACTGGCCTGCCGGCTATGATGAGGGGGGTTAACGGGTGCTGGGGGTTGTACCTCTTTTACTCTAAACTCATCCAATTGTTGTGTCATTAAATCCAAGGTATGCTGATTCTGAAGATCAGCTTTGATGTCCAAAGAGATTTTGCGACTACGTGGTACGGTGGGTGGTGGAACGGGTTTTATGTGGGCCTTGGGCACTGCAAAACTGTGATGTGTTTTCTTGGGGccttgattttgttgaaattccgAGGAGGGGAATTTAACAGACTTGGAACGATTGACTGTGGCCAAAGAAGGTGATTTTGCAAGGGGCACCCCTGGGGAAGGGCGTTCCATGGGCGGGGGAGTAGTTGTTTTGGGTTGCTGTTTCCCTGGATAGAATCTTAAGGTACTACTATCAcagtttttattgttgttgtggttgctgCCATTTGAGGGCAGTGTTATTGGCAGTGTTTTGACTGAATCGGTTGGAGTTGGTGTCTTAAGCTCCGTTGTGGATAACAGCTTCTCCCTCAAGGGTTGAGGTTGCTTTGATATCACAGTGGGGTGTTCCTCTTTGCTATTGAAGTCACCCTGTCGTTGTGTGGATGAGTTTTGATTGCTGTTTTTCACCCAGGAATTATTCGTAGCCGGTCGTGTATTGCAGACCATGGTTTGAGATCTTTTCAATGAAGGAGGTTTTATGGAAATCTGTTGGCGGGGTCGGGTTGGACGTTTCGAGGCATTGAGGTCGACAATATTTTCTCCCACTTCTTCCTCGGGATCCACCCAATCATTCCAACTGGGAGCTATGCGGGCAGGTTTGGGTCTAAGGGCCATTGACTTATAACCATTCAAGTTTTTGATGGTCTTTACTATGTTCCTGTCAGCAGTTTCCTTTTCCAAGGCCCTTATCTGATCCAAAGTCATTTGGTATTTATTGAGATTGGAGACACCTTCCTTGAGAAAACTTCCTCCAGAGCCCTGAAAGATTCTCGCTGTTGTCAAAGACTTGGGGGGATTAGGCTTAGCTGTTTCCACCGATCCATTTACTGCCATGTTGCCTGCCTGTGACTTGGCACTCCCTCGAGGTTGGCTAAAATTCTGTTGGGCCTGACACCAATTGGCCTCGTACAGCTCAACCATGACATTATTGCGATCCAGCGATAGACTGACATCCACAGCCTTGCCTGGATAGCATTTcatttcgattttcattttgctGTTTGGGTTTTCTGCTTAGCTCCTCTCAAGTTTTTGTGATCATCATCGATGGGAATGCCGGCAAATGCTCACTATTACGACACAAATCACGTTTCTcttgattgtttttttgtttttttatttttttatttttgaagcttttgtttatgtttatttttaatgtagCTGGCCATTTACTGATGGCCTATTCTCCTCTAACGGGGGCTGGATGTATGTATGACGGCGTATCTTCTTCAAGCGCCCAAGACACATTTGGAGGTGGCAACGGTGGTGGTGACTGGCTGACTGAATGACTGCTGGGACTTTTGATTATTGTTCAACTCATTCAATtacacttcacttcactttgtTGCCTTACAATTCAATTCCATTCGATTTGAAAGAGAGCCGATGAAAacctaaacaaaacaaaaaatatttggctGTGTTACCACTACTGCCTAGCTGCCTTTACTGATGTAGCAGCAAAGCGTTGAGTTTGCGTAATCGCCGAGAAGAAAACATTTCGTACATTGCATACCAAAAGGCCAATTATCCAATTTCCATGCTGCTgatacaccgaaaaaaatatttcgtttaAAAATTCAGGAAAATGTGGGGAGTTATCTCAGCAATATCTAAAATGCTAACACCGGCACTAAATGTCGATAtgaatgtaaagggtgatttttttgaggttaggattttcatgcattagtatttgactgatcacgtgggatttcagacatggtgtcaaagagaaagatgctcagtatgctttgacatttcatcatgaatagacttactaacgagcaacgcttgcaaatcattgaattttattaccaaaatcagtgttcggttcgaaatgtgttcaaattttgacaaattttgttcagcgatgaggctcatttctggttgaatggctacgtaaataagcaaaattgccgcatttggagtgaagagcaaccagaagccgttcaagaactgcccatgcatcccgaaaaatgcactgtttggtgtggtttgtacgctggtggaatcattggaccgtattttttcaaagatgctgttggacgcaacgttacagtgaatgaacacatttcgaaccgaacactgattttggtaataaaattcaatgatttgcaagcgttgctcgttagtaagtctattcatgatgaaatgtcaaagcatactgagcatctttctctttgacaccatgtctgaaatcccacgtgatctgtcaaatactaatgcatgaaaatcctaacctcaaaaaaatcaccctttatatgacagctttacttATCTAGTTCTATAAACTGTCAAATAGACTAATTTCAAGGCTTCATTAGGTTTTATCAAAATGGCCTTAAAAATCTAACATCCTTAAACATATTTCCgcattttaaagaattttcggGATTTTAGTTGGGCATTTTTGTCAagttttggggatttttatcCTAATGTCTTAGAAACATCGAAaatacttaaaatgtcacatttGTATACATATTTCCCAATTATGGgaattttgggattttttggtaaaattgttgggggtttttgtaaaatttatgggaatttgaaattttacggtgtttaaatattaacaagtaaaagtgtgctaagttcggccgggccgaatcttagaaacccaccaccatggattctgctaaaatatgggagctatatcaggttatagaccgatttggaccgtacttggcatagttgttgaaactcataaatcggatgaaaattgcggcttacaggggctcaagaagtcaaattgggagatcggttaaaatgggagctatatcatattattgaacgatttggaccgtacttaccacagttgttgggagtcataacaaaacaccatgtacaaaatttaatccaaatcggatgaaaattgcggcttgcaggggctcaagaagtcaaatcgggaaatcggtttatatgggagctatatcaggttcttagccgatttggaccgtacttggcacagttgttgggagccataacaaaataccatgaacaaaatttcagctaaatcggacaaaaattgcggcttgtaattgcttaagaagtcaaatcgggagatagtttatatgggagctatatcaggttattggccgatttggatcgtacttgactcagatgttggaagtcataatggaacactatgtgcaaaattggacaaaaattggggcttgcaagggctcaagaaattaaatcgggagatcggtttatatgggagctatatcaggttcatgaccgatttggaccgtacataatacagttgttggaagtcgtaatagaacactaagagcaaaatttcatctaaatcggacaaaaactgcggtaTGTAATtgctttagaagtcaaatcgggagattggtttatatgggagctatatccaaatctaaaccgatatggtccatttgcaatgtCCGATGACCTACATAAAAAtcaagtatctatgcaaaattccaagcggttagctttgcgcgttcgatcgctatcgtgatttcgacagacggacggacatggctagttagactgagaatgtcgagacgatccagaatacagggtggctgatgaatattgctacaatgatgaatattgctacatttttttttcgatgtatggaatacatttttcttttattcatgttaaattaaattattaaattaattattaaattattattaattaaattaattaattaattaattaaattaattattaaattattattattaaatagaaaaaaagttattacatttttttttggtagcggctttcatcagccaccctgtatatatgccttagggcgccccggtagccgagttggtagcgtgcttggattaccagtgcaggggtcgtgggttcgattcctgccagaagccttggtctgtcgctactgtggtatcacaatgcaattaaaaattttctaagtgagtatgtaaaggactgccactcttacctaatctaacctatggGGTCCTACATCAATGTTTTGAGATCttacaacggaatgactagattagtatacccccatcctatggtggtgggtataaaaatattgagcaTATTGCGGACTCTCAGTTTCTTTTTGAAGGCAGTTTTTTtggcaattaaaattttttagttttttttaagacTACTGTGAGGTATTGCTTATTTGGCCACTTTTTTTAAACACTTTTCTTGATTTAATGGAATTTTAGGGgattttttgctaaaatgttGGGAATTTAAACTTTTCGGTTACTCGAGGGCTT
The Stomoxys calcitrans chromosome 3, idStoCalc2.1, whole genome shotgun sequence genome window above contains:
- the LOC106089503 gene encoding cGMP-dependent protein kinase, isozyme 2 forms cD5/T2 isoform X2, with protein sequence MKIEMKCYPGKAVDVSLSLDRNNVMVELYEANWCQAQQNFSQPRGSAKSQAGNMAVNGSVETAKPNPPKSLTTARIFQGSGGSFLKEGVSNLNKYQMTLDQIRALEKETADRNIVKTIKNLNGYKSMALRPKPARIAPSWNDWVDPEEEVGENIVDLNASKRPTRPRQQISIKPPSLKRSQTMVCNTRPATNNSWVKNSNQNSSTQRQGDFNSKEEHPTVISKQPQPLREKLLSTTELKTPTPTDSVKTLPITLPSNGSNHNNNKNCDSSTLRFYPGKQQPKTTTPPPMERPSPGVPLAKSPSLATVNRSKSVKFPSSEFQQNQGPKKTHHSFAVPKAHIKPVPPPTVPRSRKISLDIKADLQNQHTLDLMTQQLDEFRVKEVQPPAPVNPPHHSRQASDSSTSSGHSSNTSNSNSSRNSQKVHDQFAIPRPRLIVRIHTYARKRRTGNLKDQDIETINTAKDNDGNDDDGRVEVSREGKYLSTLSGAKVLGELAILYNCQRTATITAITECKLWAIERQCFQTIMMRTGLIRQAEYTDFLKSVPIFKNLQEDTLIKISDVLEETHYQQGDYIVRQGARGDTFFIISKGQVKVTIKQPNTQEEKFIRILTKGDFFGEKALQGDDLRTANIICDSPDGVTCLVIDRETFNQLISNLDEIKHRYDDEGTLERRKINEEFRNVNLTDLRVISTLGVGGFGRVELVQINGDASRSFALKQMKKAQIVETRQQQHIMSEKEIMGEANCQFIVKLFKTFKDKKYLYMLMESCLGGELWTILRDKGNFDDSTTRFYTACVVEAFDYLHSRNIIYRDLKPENLLLDEKGYVKLVDFGFAKKLQSGRKTWTFCGTPEYVAPEVILNRGHDISADYWSLGVLMFELLTGTPPFTGSDPMRTYNIILKGIDAIEFPRNITSNARNLIKKLCRDNPAERLGYQRGGISEIQKHKWFDGFYWWGLQNRTLEPPIKPTVKSVTDTTNFDDYPPDPEGPPPDDVTGWDKDF